The Reinekea forsetii genome contains the following window.
GATATTTATTCGCAATTAGAGTTCAGATTATGACTGGGTGGTTTCGGTTAGTTATGTATTTGTTTGGCACCATTATACCTTTAACTTGTTTTTCAGAAGATACTGAAAGTTTTAGGTTTAATGAATACTTTGACGAAGTTAGCCAGTCTAACGTCTTACTGTCCAATGCAAAGGCGATGCAAGGTGTTTTAGTATTTAAGAACCAGTCTGCATTGGATGATTATAAATGGAAGTATGAGATTTCCAATACGCTAAGTTTTACAGAGCGAATTTTGGGGCCGGGTGGCGAACAGGCTGGATCTGCCCGGGTGCCATTTCTTGCGTCCGCCAATAAATCAAGCTTTTCTATTTCGGAACGGAGTACTTTTGGTACCTTAACCAATTTAAATATCGGACTGACTTTAAGTGATGGCGACGACTGGGTAAATTCCGAGACAATTAGTCTTGGTGTCGAACAATCGCTCGCTTTTAAGAGAGAGTTAGCCTTGTATCGAGCGCGGCGAGATTTAATGATAGCGCAGTCTCGGGTAATAGAGTCCGACCAGCAGCGAATAATTAATGCAGAATATCAGCGTATTTTAAAGTCCTATTTAGATTCTGCTCTTGCTTATAAGGAACTTGAATTTTTGGGTTTTTCTAAAAGCGTATCGGATATGGAGTTGACCTTAGGTGAAGTTAACTACAAGCAGGGTGTTATCGATGAATTTGAGATGCTTAATCTAAAGATTAAAAATAAAGAATTCGAAATTGAGTTTGAAGACGCAAGGGAGGATTTTGAGATATCCACTATTTCCGTTTGTTCAGAATACCAGAGTTCTTGCCCGAATTTAGTTGGCAAGGGTCTTGAAATGCCTTATGACTTACTTGCTAAAATTGACCGGAATTTCAATTCCGACGGAGTGATCGGCAGGATAGTTGAGATTGAATCCCTAAGTAATAATATATCGAATATCAATGCAACGATATCAAGTTTGGATGTCGGTTCTAGTGTGAAAATATTCGCATCCTATTCGGTGTCGTCTGTTGACCTGTCGGAATCCGATTCTACATGGTCGATAGGCGCTTCATGGCGGTATAAATTCGATTCTAAAGAAAAAAGAATTAATGAGATTTCACGGGAAATTGAATTTGAAAATTCTAAGGAAAGTCTTGCTAGAGAGGCAAGGCTGAACTTTAATTCAACGGGCGTTTTTGAACAAATAACTAGGAAACGCAAGGCCTTGGCGCTTAAGAATGAAAAGCTAAATCTGACTAAATTACTTTACGATTCTAAAGAAAAAATGAAATTTTTAGGGGTTTTGAGCGATTTTGAATTGCTAAAAGAAGAGGAGAAAATTAGAGGCGCCGAGCTTGAAGTTCTTAAGAATCAGGTCGAGCTAACTTACCAGTATATAACGCTACTCTCCAAGGCTGGTATGGCTTTAGATATTCTTTAGTAAAACCGGGGTTGACCAATGCAGCCTGTTCATTGGGTGCTAGGGTATTCCGATGCAAAAAATGAGTAAGTATCCACCTGCACCTGACCTTTCTCTCATATTTAGGGCAGGGTTTAATGACGTTGGTTCATTGAGTCAATCTATATAGTCGGCTAAACTCTGCGGCATTCGCTGTTAGACCTGGAACAAGCATGGTTAGGGTCGAATAGGCATCAACCGCTATATTAAACTCCCAAAAGGCCACAAACCTGTGCAATCTGACGAAAAAACCCTATTGGTCACCGGCGGTGCCGGCTTTATCGGCAGTGCCGTGGTGCGGGAGCTGCTCAGCAACAGCCCGCACCGGGTGGTCAACCTCGATTGCCTGACCTATGCCGGCAATCTCGCCTCGATCCCCACTGGGTTGCACGGCGAGCGTTACTGCTTTGAACGGGTCGATCTCAACGATGCCGCGGCGACCGCTAACGTGGTGCTTAAACATCGGCCCGACGCCATCCTGCATTTGGCTGCAGAAAGCCATGTCGATCGATCAATCGATGGCCCTGGGGCCTTTGTTCAAACCAATATAGTGGGCACCTTTAATCTGCTACAGGCGGCCTTGACCCTATTCCAATCTATGTCACCCGCGGCCCAAACCGAGTTCCGCTTCCATCATGTCTCGACCGATGAGGTCTATGGTGATCTGGTCGGCACGACCGACCTCTTTACCGAAACGACCCCCTACGCACCCAGCTCACCCTATTCGGCGTCCAAGGCTGCGAGCGATCATCTGGTCCGTGCTTGGGGTCGCACCTATGGCTTGCCGACCCTGGTGACCAACTGCTCGAACAATTACGGGCCCTATCATTTTCCGGAAAAATTGATTCCGCATGTCATTCTCAATGCCTTGCAGGGCAAGCCGCTGCCGGTCTATGGCCAGGGCTTGCAGATTCGCGATTGGCTTTATGTGGCGGACCATGCCCGGGCGCTGATTCAGGTGTTGCTCAGGGGCCACCCGGGGGAGACCTATAATATCGGCGGTCACAATGAGAAAACCAATATAGCGGTGGTCGAGTCGATTTGCGATTTGCTGCAGGAACGGGTGCCTAACCGGCCGGCGGGCGTGCGGCAATTTCGCGATCTGATCACCTTTGTCGCCGATCGGCCGGGCCACGATGCGCGCTATGCGATCGATGCTGGTAAAATAGAACGCGAGCTGGGTTGGCGCCCGGAAGAAAGTTTTGACAGCGGCTTAAGCAAAACAGTGGATTGGTATTTAACCGATGAAGACTGGTGGCAAGATGTTTTGTCCGGTGACTACCAGCTTAACCGAATCGGTGGAGCCGGCGCATGACGGACCCAACAGAAGGCGTTACCGGCTGGAAGGGTATTGTGCTGGCCGGCGGCACCGGCAGTCGCATGCATCCATTGACGCTAAGTACCTCAAAACAACTCTTGGCGGTGTACGATAAACCGATGATCTACTATCCCATCTCGGTGCTGATGCTGGCCGGGATTCGAGATATTTTGGTCATCACCACGCCGGCCGATCAGCCCGCCTTTAAACGCTTATTGGGCGACGGCCGGCAGTTCGGCATTCATCTGAGTTATGCGCTGCAGCCCTCACCCGATGGCCTGGCGCAAGCCTTTGTTATCGGTGAACAGTTTATCGGCCAGGACAATGTTGCCCTGGTGCTGGGTGATAATATTTTCTTCGGCGAACACTTTAGCACGCGTCTGGCCGATGCCATGGCTCGTCGAACCGGTGCCACGGTGTTTGGTTACCATGTGACCCACCCAGAACGGTTTGGCGTGGTCACGCTGGACGATCAAGGTCAAGCGCTGAGCCTGGAGGAAAAACCTCAGGTGGCGACCTCTCCCTATGCCATCACCGGCCTGTATTTTTATGACAATCAGGTGGTGTCGATCGCCAAAAGCATTCAACCGTCGTTGCGCGGTGAGCTGGAAATAACCGATATCAACAAGGCCTATCTGCGCCAAAAGCAACTCAAGGTGTCCATCCTCGGGCGGGGATTTGCCTGGCTCGATACCGGCACGCCGGATGCGATCTTGGAAGCGGGCCAATTTGTGCAAACGGTTGAACAGCGCCAGGGTTTGAAAATCGCGTGCCTGGAAGAAATCGCTTTTCGCAAAGGCTGGCTCAGTCAAGCCGAACTGGAGCGGGCCGCGCAGCTGTTGCAACAAACCGCCTACGGTCGCTATCTGCGCCAGGTCGCCGAGGGTTACCAGTAGTGGACGTGCGCCCGACTTCGCTAGCCGGTGTACAGCTCATCGAACCGCGTGTCTTCGCCGATGAACGCGGGTTCTTTCTGCAAACCTACCAGGCGCAGGACTATCGGTTGGCGCTCAATATTGAACTCGATTTTGTGCAGGACAATCACAGCTATTCCCGCAAGGGGGTGCTGCGCGGTTTGCATTTTCAGCGCCGACAGCCGCAGGGCAAGCTAGTGCGGGTGGTGTCTGGGGAGGTCTTTGATGTGGTGGTTGATATCCGACCCGACTCGCCCAGCTATGGCCAATGGCAAGGTCTGCTCCTCTCAGCTAAGAATAAACATCAGCTCTGGATACCCCCGGGTCTGGCGCACGGTTTTCTGGTCTTATCCGACGGCGCCGATGTCGAATACAAGTGCACCGACTATTATGATCCGAGCGATGAAGGCTGCCTGATCTGGAATGATCCGACGGTCGGCATCGATTGGCCCATCACCGACGTACCGCTCCTGTCGGTCAAGGACCAACAGGGAATGGTCTTCGCTGAGGTAGGGCGGACCGAAACGCCGGCCGACAACGCGTGAAGATTCTCTTGCTTGGCGCCGCAGGGCAGCTAGGCCGCTGCGTGCAGGATGCCCTACGTGACGGCCCCGACCAGCTGGTACCACTGACTCGACACGATTTGGACCTGACCGATCTCGACCAACTGCGCGCCGCCTTTGACCAGCATCGTCCCGATATGGTCATCAACGCCGCCGCCTATAACGCGGTAGATCTGGCTGAAACCGAGGCCGAGCCTGCTCACCGGGTGAATGCCCAAGGCCCGGGTCGACTGGCGGAACTGTGCTTGCACACCGACACCGACCTGATACATTTTTCCACCGACTATGTCTTCGACGGTCAACCCCTCACCGGACCGGCGCCCTATAAAGAACAAGCGGCTCCGCATCCACTATCGGTCTATGGCGCCAGTAAGTTGGCCGGCGAGCAGGTGGTGTTAGCCTCTGCCTGCCGCGTCACCATGATTCGGACCTCATGGTTGTTCAGCGAATACGGCACTAACTTTGTCAAGACGATGCTGCGGCTAGCCAATGCAGCCGAACCCATTCAAGTGGTCACCGATCAACGGGGCTGCCCGACCTATGCCGGCGATTTGGCTCAGGTGGTCAAGCGGCTTGTGGCCTGGGACCCCTCGGTTGCCGGCCCAAGGCCGACCGGTCTGTTTCACTATGCCGGGAATTCGGTGCTCAGTTGGTACGACTTTGCCCAAGCCATAGTAGCCAGCGCAATTGCGCACGGACTGCTGCGGCAGCGGCCCACGCTTGTGCCCATCAAAGCCGCCGAGTTCCAGAGTCCAGCCTTACGGCCGGCCTATTCCGCCTTGGACAGTTCATTATTGACCCAGCAGTTGGGTGTGCCTGCGTCGGACTGGCAGCGCGCACTGCTGTTGGTCCTAGCCCGGTTAAAGGCGGATGGTCGCTAAGTTTCAAGTTGCGTTGCTTGTAAAACGGGTTAGATGCCCGTGGTAGAGCTTGAGCCGCTCGATGATAGCGAATTTTAGCTATTAATAGCTCGATCCAGAGGCCTGGCCTCTTAATAAATAACGACGGCAAGGCTATACTGTGGGCCCTTGGGTTGAGTACCCTTCGGATTCCTTGCCCCATACACATCGGGCCCACCGCGCCAAAAGGTATAAAGCGAAAATGGATGTCACCTTTAACGCCGTTGTTAGTCATCAGGGCGACGGCTTGAGCCTATACGCCTACCTTGATGGCTACTTTCCCTTTATCGACAACAACGATTGGGCCGCGCGGCTGGTAGCTGATACCACCCTGGTCGATGATTCGGTGATGGTTGGTAATCCGCAGCTGCGCCTTGGCCAGCAGCTCAGTTTTTGCCTTAATCACTACAGTGAGGAGGCGGTGGATATTGGCTGGCAGCTGCTCTGGCAGAACGATGCGTTCTTTGCCGTGCACAAGCCGGCTAACCTGCCGGTGCACCGCACCACACGAAATGTCTACAACACCTTGACGGCGTTAGTCCGGCGCACGAGCGATTGGCCCGAGGCGCAGCTATTGCACCGGCTCGACCAGGAAACGGCCGGCATTGTATTGTTCGCGAAAAACAACGATCAGGCGAAGCTCTGGCAACCGAAATTTCACACCCTGGTGACGCAAAAAATCTACCAAGCCATCGTCTATGGCACACCCGATTGGACCGAGCTGGAGGTCAATAATAAATTGGCCGTTCGGGGCGACAGTCCGATCCGTTGTCAGATGCATGTCTGCCGCGCGGATGAAAAGGGTAAGGCTAGCACCACCCGATTTCGGGTTGTACAGCGCATGGCCGGTTACAGTCTGATCGAATGTGAACTAGTCACCGGGCGCAAGCATCAGATCCGCGCGCATTTGGCGCATTTGGGCCACGCCATCGTCGGCGACAAGATTTACGCTCATCAGGGTGAGTATTACCTGCATCGTTTGGCCGACAGCCTGACGCCGGAGCATCACCAGCAATTGCTGAGCCCGCACCAACTGTTGCTGGCGCATCGTGTTACCCTGCAGCAGAGCGATGACCAGCAAACGGCGCCAGTGGTGATAGTGGACGATCACTATCCAATGGCCTGGCAGGCTTTTCTGGCCGGCTTGCTTGACCCCTTGCTGGTTTTAACCCAAACCCACTCTAATAATTCAAAGGACCTCGGCATGACCAACCCAAGCCCATCGGCAGCGGATTTTTTTGATGTAAATTTCGCTGCCCTAGCGGCAAATCCGGATCTGTCCGGTCTGGCTGAGGGCTTGGCTGAATTTGGCCGAATTGATTCTCAAGCTAGTTTTAACGCCTTTTGCCGTGCCAGCTGTACGCTGTGGCGGAACCAGGTTGCTCACCAGGACGGGGCTCCGAAGGCCCAGTTCGATGAGCTGCAAGCGCGTATTGCCGAGGGTGCCGTGACCGATAGCGTTATTGCCACGCCGTGGGGCGGGGTGGTGATCACTCGGCTCGCGCCGCCGACAGTTGAAAAGTATTTAGTGGTGCAGCGCGGCGGCTACCTGGCGCTGGAAACACACAGCGTAAAACAAGAGCAAATTGAGGTCATTGAAGGGCGAGGTTTACTGTTGGTGGGTGAGCTGGGCGAGACAGAGCTGCGGGTCCATGCATTGGCACCCGGGGACCGATATGCCTTTGTGCCCGGTATGGAGCACTGCCTGATCGGAACCGAAGATTTACTGATTTTTGAACGTTCGAACGACCCCAAGGGCATGGATCAAGATTTGATTTTTCTCTATACCCCTGAGGCCTGATGGCCCTCGCTATTCCGCGATCGTGAGCAGTTCGGCATTGCCACCGCTGGCGGTGGTGTCAATCGAGACGTGGCGTTCGATCACCAGACTCGATAAACGCACCGGCACTGTCAACAACGGCAGCAGCGCACCGGCCCGTTGTGCCAAGGCTTGGCGCAGGCTGCGTTGAATCGGTTCCGCCTGATTCGACAACAGACCCACAAAACCCGTTAAGCTCGCCAGATCGTTAGGCGCCAATTGGCCCACCAGAGCAAGTGCACTGCCGTCGGTTAGGCTGGCATTGAGCCAATCGGGCACACCCAGATCGGGACCGATCAGTAAGGCCCGGCCCTTAGCCGCGCGAACCGCCTCATACTGCTGTTGCAACGTTTGGGCATCGGGGCCGAGGCAGATAAAGACTCCTCGACTCCACAGAGTCAGGCGGTTGCTTTCGCCGGTCGGTCCGGGCAGATTGATCGGCTCTGCAACGATTTCGGCCGAAGCCGGTGTCAAGGCTGTTAAAGCCTGTTGCACCAAAACCGCCGGCAAGTGGTTCAGGTCGTTGGCTGTTTGCGCGCCGAACACTCGGCTGGGCTGGGCAAAGGTTGCTAAATAGTGTGGCCCGCCCGCCTTGGGGCCTGTGCCGCTGAGACCCTCGCCGCCAAAGGGTTGGCTGCCGACCACGGCGCCAATCTGATTGCGGTTAATATAGGTGTTGCCAACATGTATGCTTCGGCAGGTCTGGGCGATGCGTTGCTCGATGCGCGAATGCAGGCAAAAGGTTAAACCATAGCCGCTGGCATTAATTGCATCGATGATCGAGCCATAGTCTTCCGCCTTAAAACGCGCGACATGCACTACTGGTCCGAAGATTTCCTCACCCAGATCGGCGATGCCGCTAACCCTAATCAGCGCCGGACCAACAAAATAACCGCCACTCGGCGCTCGCAATTGCTTAATAAGATTGCCAGCACTTTTTTGTTGGTCGATATAGTTTTGGACCTTGTTTTGCGCTGCGGCGTCGATCAGGGGGCCGATGTCGGTGGTGGTCTGCCAGCAGTCATCCAGGATTAACAGGTCCATCGCACCGGCCAGCATCGGAATGACCTTATCGGCAATATCTTCTTGGATATAGAGTATGCGCAAGGCCGAGCAGCGTTGCCCCGCGGATTGGAAGCCAGACGCGACTATATCGCGCACCGCCTGTTCCGGCAGGGCTGTGGAGTCGACAATCATGGCATTGAGTCCGCCGGTTTCGGCTACCAACGGTGTGCTCGTGTCCAAGTGGGCGGCGATGTTTTTGTGGATAATTTGCGCCGTGCCGGTTGAGCCAGTAAAGCAGACGCCCTTAATGCGCGCATCACTGAGCAGGCGGGTGCCGATCTCAACGCCAGAGCCTGGCAACAAGACCAGGTTGTCGCGCGCGATGCCGGCGTCGTACATCAGTTCGACGGCACGCGCTGCTATCAGCGGCGTCTGTTCGGCCGGCTTGGCAATAACCCTATTGCCCATGGCGAGCGCGGCGGCAACCTGGCCGACGAAGATTGCCAGGGGGAAGTTCCACGGCGAGATGCACACCACCAAACCCAGCCCTGCATCGTTCGTTTGCAGCTCGGCCTGATCAGCGTAGTAGCGCAAGAAATCGATGGCTTCGCGTACCTCACCGACCGCATCGGCCAGGGTTTTACCCGCTTCACGCGCGAGCAAAGCAAAGAGTTCCGGGTAGTGGCTTTCGAACAGATCCGCTGTGATGCGCAAAGCTTGTAGCCGATCTGCCTTGGCCATCGGACTGGCCTTTTCGAGCAAGTCTAAGGCCGCATCGACTTGATGTTTAGTGGCATCGCTGACCCGACCGACCGCTTGGGTTAGATTAGCCGGGTTGAAGCGCAGCTGTGCGGTTGGATCGGACGGAGCGTTGGGCAAGGTAGCAGCAGCCTGCCACAAGTGGTCGGCCCAGAGCGCACGTTGGCTATTGAGTGTGTCTAGTGCCAGCACATCGTTGAGATCGACACCGAGGGAGTTGGCGCGCGAGGTGCCAAAGAGCCCAACGGGCGAACGGACGGCGCGATGCTGGCCTTGATTGATCAGGCGGGGCAGGGCGTCAAAGGGGTCCTGCGCCAACTCGGCCGCGGGCACATTGGCATCACCGATCTGATTGACGAAGGAGCTGTTAGCCCCGTTCTCAAGCAGGCGACGCACCAGATAGGCCAGCAGTTCTTCATGACTGCCCACCGGGGCATAGATTCGGCAGCGAGTCCGGGCCTGTTTGCGGACGATGGCGTGCAGGTTTTCACCCATGCCGTGCAACCGTTGGAACTCATAGCGTGCCCCTGCTGGGGCCAATTCGAGGACCGCCGCCAGGGTGTGGGCATTATGGGTGGCAAATTGCGGGTAGAGTTGATCGCTCAGCTCAAATAACTGTTTGGCACAGCTGATATAGGCCAGGTCGGTTGCGGTCTTGCGGGTAAAGAGTGGGAAGCCGGCCAAGCCGAGCACTTGAGCGCGTTTGATCTCAGCATCCCAATAGGCGCCCTTAACCAAGCGCACCATAAGCCGACGATCGAGTCGCAAGGCAACGGCATGGAGCCAATCGATAACCGCGCTGGCGCGTTTGTTGTAGGCCTGAACCACGACACCGAAGCCATCCCAACCGGCCAGCTCTGGGTCTGCCAAGACGGCTTCAATTACATCCAAAGACAGATCGAGGCGATCTGATTCCTCGGCGTCGATATTAAAGCCCATATTGACGGCCCGTGCCAGACGGGCCAAGGTGCGCGTGCGCTCGACCAGAATCGTCATTACTTGGGGTTTTTGTAAGGGTTCATAACGGGCGTAGAGGGCCGATAACTTAACTGAGATGCCCGGGTTGTCTTCGATCAGCGACGAATGGCATTGACCGGCCAGGTTGTCGATGGCATTGCGATAGGCGGTAAAATACCGCAGCGCATCGGCCTCGCTTTTGGCGGCCTCACCGAGCATGTCGAATGAGTAGGTGTAACCCTGCTTCTGCCAGCTTTTCCCCTGTTTGATCGCTGCAGCCATGGTTTGGCCGAGCACGAACTGCCGGCCCAGTTCCTTCATCGCCAAGGCGACCGCGCGACGCACGACCGGCTCACCCAGCTTCTTCACGGTTTGACGGATAACCTTGGTAATCGGCTGATCGGTCGATTTTAATATTTCAGAGGTGGCCCACAGACCCAGGGTGGAGGCGTTAACCAGTGCAGACGTGGCTGCACCGACGTGGCTGCGCCACGCATAGGGGGAAATTTTGTCATCAATTAAAGCCGATACGGTGGCCGCATCGGGCACCCGCAAGAGGGCCTCGGCCAGGCACATCAGGGCGACCCCTTCCTCGGTGGTCAGGCCGTATTGCGCCATAAAGGCTTCCATCAAGTTGCTGTTCTTGGCCCGTCGCACCGCCTCGATCCAGGTTGTGGCCTGTTGCACCATCCGCGCCCGCTGCGCCGTATCGATTGCGGCGCGCATACTTAAGTCTAGTAAACACTGGCTTTCCGGAGCCAACACCTGCTGACGTAAACGATTGCGGATCTCAACTTCTGGGCTGTGGGCGATGGTCATGGGCGGCTACTCTGTCGAATCGGTTAAAGGATAAATATTAGCAGGCTCCTGTCGGTTATTTTCACTGCATTTGCTGTTATGGACCAACTTATGGCTTAATATGATTTGAATTAAGCAGCATTTAATGGGTTTTTTGATGAAAAACAGTGAATTAGATCGAACTGATCGTAAGATCCTCAAGGTTCTGGCCGTCGACGGCCGAGTCTCGGTGACGGACCTGGCGCTAATGGTCGGGCTATCCAAGAGCCCCTGTGCCCAGCGCATCAAGCGATTAGAGGGCGAAGGCTACATCAAAGGCTACAGTGCTATTGTCGACTACAACCGACTAGGACAAGCCCATGTTGTCTTTGTCGAGGTGACCTTGAGCTCGACTACCGACGCCTCCCTCAAGGCGTTTAACAAGGCAGTCATGGCCATTGCCGAAGTGGAACAGTGCCACATGATCGCGGGCGGCTTTGACTACCTATTAAAAATACGCAGCAAGGACATAGAAGACTATCGCCGTATCCTAGGTGAGCATATCTCGACGCTACCCTTTATTGGCCAGACCAGCACCTATGTGACCATGGAAACGGTGAAGGATTGAGGTAGAAAAGCAAGCATCCGCCCGCTTATTGGCCGCTGTTCGGCCCGAGCATAATTTGCGTATGAGCCAATTAAGCAGCTACGCGACAGGTTGTGAGTCCGATCCATCCTTTGGGTCGCCAACTGCCTAGCGCGACGTAACGCTGGGTGGAATGCACCCGAACTTTCGGAAATCATCCACCCATTTTCAGATCGTTACCCGCGCTTAAGTCCCTCTTTTAAAATCCTCTATCTCGAGTATCGTGTATCCCAAGGCAGTTTTCCCCTGATGAGTGCGGCACGCCATCATCGCTAAGCTGAGCGAATTAATTTTTTATTGGTTAGTAAACGAGTAATAGGGAGATTGACTATGATTCGGATTGGAATTTTTTTGTTAGGGGTTGGGTTGCTATTAGGTTGTGATGGTCAACACCTTGACGCCGCCCAAACGTTGCCCGCACAGAAATCAGTACATGAAGTATCCATCACAGATCTTCGCCCCGCCCGCCAGAAACTCGATCAAACTCTGTCAGTCAACCTGACCGACTGCCAATATGGTTCCTACCAGTTAGCGGACCATTATAGGACGCCCGGTCGAGTTGCGATTTTAACGCGTTATCTGTCCAATGAACTACCCGAAGCTTATCAGGGGATGGCTTTTGATCTGCACAATTTCACCATTCATATTAATAACCTGGCCCAATTAGTTGACCTTCCATCGGATGATTATCAACCTGATGATCAGGACGGCACCGGCCTGGATAATTTTGTTGTCGGTTGTTCGCAAGATGATTTAATGGGTGGTTACAATCTGGCCGAAGTGGCCAATGCGCTGCCCCCTCTGATTGCCGTGGCCGATCTGGCGGTGGGCGATAAGGTTTTTCACGTCCGCGTTATCCGGTCTCCTGACGCCCAGTTCTGGGCGTACAAGAATGCTCGCTGGGACGCCCTAATGAATGAGCTTGTCTTGGCCATTGGT
Protein-coding sequences here:
- the putA gene encoding bifunctional proline dehydrogenase/L-glutamate gamma-semialdehyde dehydrogenase PutA, encoding MTIAHSPEVEIRNRLRQQVLAPESQCLLDLSMRAAIDTAQRARMVQQATTWIEAVRRAKNSNLMEAFMAQYGLTTEEGVALMCLAEALLRVPDAATVSALIDDKISPYAWRSHVGAATSALVNASTLGLWATSEILKSTDQPITKVIRQTVKKLGEPVVRRAVALAMKELGRQFVLGQTMAAAIKQGKSWQKQGYTYSFDMLGEAAKSEADALRYFTAYRNAIDNLAGQCHSSLIEDNPGISVKLSALYARYEPLQKPQVMTILVERTRTLARLARAVNMGFNIDAEESDRLDLSLDVIEAVLADPELAGWDGFGVVVQAYNKRASAVIDWLHAVALRLDRRLMVRLVKGAYWDAEIKRAQVLGLAGFPLFTRKTATDLAYISCAKQLFELSDQLYPQFATHNAHTLAAVLELAPAGARYEFQRLHGMGENLHAIVRKQARTRCRIYAPVGSHEELLAYLVRRLLENGANSSFVNQIGDANVPAAELAQDPFDALPRLINQGQHRAVRSPVGLFGTSRANSLGVDLNDVLALDTLNSQRALWADHLWQAAATLPNAPSDPTAQLRFNPANLTQAVGRVSDATKHQVDAALDLLEKASPMAKADRLQALRITADLFESHYPELFALLAREAGKTLADAVGEVREAIDFLRYYADQAELQTNDAGLGLVVCISPWNFPLAIFVGQVAAALAMGNRVIAKPAEQTPLIAARAVELMYDAGIARDNLVLLPGSGVEIGTRLLSDARIKGVCFTGSTGTAQIIHKNIAAHLDTSTPLVAETGGLNAMIVDSTALPEQAVRDIVASGFQSAGQRCSALRILYIQEDIADKVIPMLAGAMDLLILDDCWQTTTDIGPLIDAAAQNKVQNYIDQQKSAGNLIKQLRAPSGGYFVGPALIRVSGIADLGEEIFGPVVHVARFKAEDYGSIIDAINASGYGLTFCLHSRIEQRIAQTCRSIHVGNTYINRNQIGAVVGSQPFGGEGLSGTGPKAGGPHYLATFAQPSRVFGAQTANDLNHLPAVLVQQALTALTPASAEIVAEPINLPGPTGESNRLTLWSRGVFICLGPDAQTLQQQYEAVRAAKGRALLIGPDLGVPDWLNASLTDGSALALVGQLAPNDLASLTGFVGLLSNQAEPIQRSLRQALAQRAGALLPLLTVPVRLSSLVIERHVSIDTTASGGNAELLTIAE
- the rfbD gene encoding dTDP-4-dehydrorhamnose reductase, with the protein product MKILLLGAAGQLGRCVQDALRDGPDQLVPLTRHDLDLTDLDQLRAAFDQHRPDMVINAAAYNAVDLAETEAEPAHRVNAQGPGRLAELCLHTDTDLIHFSTDYVFDGQPLTGPAPYKEQAAPHPLSVYGASKLAGEQVVLASACRVTMIRTSWLFSEYGTNFVKTMLRLANAAEPIQVVTDQRGCPTYAGDLAQVVKRLVAWDPSVAGPRPTGLFHYAGNSVLSWYDFAQAIVASAIAHGLLRQRPTLVPIKAAEFQSPALRPAYSALDSSLLTQQLGVPASDWQRALLLVLARLKADGR
- a CDS encoding RluA family pseudouridine synthase, whose translation is MDVTFNAVVSHQGDGLSLYAYLDGYFPFIDNNDWAARLVADTTLVDDSVMVGNPQLRLGQQLSFCLNHYSEEAVDIGWQLLWQNDAFFAVHKPANLPVHRTTRNVYNTLTALVRRTSDWPEAQLLHRLDQETAGIVLFAKNNDQAKLWQPKFHTLVTQKIYQAIVYGTPDWTELEVNNKLAVRGDSPIRCQMHVCRADEKGKASTTRFRVVQRMAGYSLIECELVTGRKHQIRAHLAHLGHAIVGDKIYAHQGEYYLHRLADSLTPEHHQQLLSPHQLLLAHRVTLQQSDDQQTAPVVIVDDHYPMAWQAFLAGLLDPLLVLTQTHSNNSKDLGMTNPSPSAADFFDVNFAALAANPDLSGLAEGLAEFGRIDSQASFNAFCRASCTLWRNQVAHQDGAPKAQFDELQARIAEGAVTDSVIATPWGGVVITRLAPPTVEKYLVVQRGGYLALETHSVKQEQIEVIEGRGLLLVGELGETELRVHALAPGDRYAFVPGMEHCLIGTEDLLIFERSNDPKGMDQDLIFLYTPEA
- the rfbC gene encoding dTDP-4-dehydrorhamnose 3,5-epimerase gives rise to the protein MDVRPTSLAGVQLIEPRVFADERGFFLQTYQAQDYRLALNIELDFVQDNHSYSRKGVLRGLHFQRRQPQGKLVRVVSGEVFDVVVDIRPDSPSYGQWQGLLLSAKNKHQLWIPPGLAHGFLVLSDGADVEYKCTDYYDPSDEGCLIWNDPTVGIDWPITDVPLLSVKDQQGMVFAEVGRTETPADNA
- the rfbB gene encoding dTDP-glucose 4,6-dehydratase; translation: MQSDEKTLLVTGGAGFIGSAVVRELLSNSPHRVVNLDCLTYAGNLASIPTGLHGERYCFERVDLNDAAATANVVLKHRPDAILHLAAESHVDRSIDGPGAFVQTNIVGTFNLLQAALTLFQSMSPAAQTEFRFHHVSTDEVYGDLVGTTDLFTETTPYAPSSPYSASKAASDHLVRAWGRTYGLPTLVTNCSNNYGPYHFPEKLIPHVILNALQGKPLPVYGQGLQIRDWLYVADHARALIQVLLRGHPGETYNIGGHNEKTNIAVVESICDLLQERVPNRPAGVRQFRDLITFVADRPGHDARYAIDAGKIERELGWRPEESFDSGLSKTVDWYLTDEDWWQDVLSGDYQLNRIGGAGA
- a CDS encoding Lrp/AsnC family transcriptional regulator, giving the protein MKNSELDRTDRKILKVLAVDGRVSVTDLALMVGLSKSPCAQRIKRLEGEGYIKGYSAIVDYNRLGQAHVVFVEVTLSSTTDASLKAFNKAVMAIAEVEQCHMIAGGFDYLLKIRSKDIEDYRRILGEHISTLPFIGQTSTYVTMETVKD
- the rfbA gene encoding glucose-1-phosphate thymidylyltransferase RfbA, coding for MTDPTEGVTGWKGIVLAGGTGSRMHPLTLSTSKQLLAVYDKPMIYYPISVLMLAGIRDILVITTPADQPAFKRLLGDGRQFGIHLSYALQPSPDGLAQAFVIGEQFIGQDNVALVLGDNIFFGEHFSTRLADAMARRTGATVFGYHVTHPERFGVVTLDDQGQALSLEEKPQVATSPYAITGLYFYDNQVVSIAKSIQPSLRGELEITDINKAYLRQKQLKVSILGRGFAWLDTGTPDAILEAGQFVQTVEQRQGLKIACLEEIAFRKGWLSQAELERAAQLLQQTAYGRYLRQVAEGYQ